One segment of Gemmatimonadota bacterium DNA contains the following:
- a CDS encoding universal stress protein, which translates to MYREILVPVDNSRHSTWAVERALEVCRRSGGRITGNHVYAARLHDVRFRQLETGLPARFQTREEIQRQRKIHDKLLEKGLQLISDSFLDQVDRCCREAGVPMVRQLLEGINYEELIREANGGAGRLPSLIGFDPNIAGKYDGGARVRTDVRLGENGRLIAESEEQEEKLAGTSSRSYDLVALGAHGIGRQPHSQLGGVVMRAVRGIQKDMLVVRDAAPLEGGRYLVCVDGSAYSYKAMRAALELAREFQARLYVCSAFDVEYHHAVFGSIRYVLSEQASKVFKFEEQEELHNNIIDKGLLKLCQANIKRAQVMAEQYPEVEVETQILIGKPFQVVLQWAEEVRPTLLVLARHGAHRITGTDLGSQADNLLRLAPTSVLLIGATDVHPEDIPWIEEDGQAGLEWAPEAEVRILRVPPFALGIARKAVEEYVLEHYTPSPSPTPAPASLSGPDRPGAGAAAEPLGAGGGAVLEPASHSLPMVTNEWLDEAIRKLLPTHMQLIMGIGTAEELALAEVKAEEAMKRTVVRGSDADPEPEAPMVEARCPHTGHVTLRARTEKDPVVWTEEAHQRLSLVPLIARPLARNTVERFAREHGFWRITTRVMDENKQAMILADEFDMDTMLVMFKELQAKQLKAEAEGVDPLSPEMRRFMEEAKAAGVTRCPIRDIEQQMQKCPVDFKTTTPEQARRAVEEFIAREAEPR; encoded by the coding sequence CGCTTCCGCCAGCTCGAGACCGGGCTGCCCGCCCGCTTTCAGACCCGGGAAGAGATTCAGCGCCAGCGGAAAATCCACGACAAGCTGCTCGAGAAGGGGCTGCAGCTCATCTCGGACAGCTTCCTGGACCAGGTGGATCGCTGCTGCCGCGAGGCCGGCGTGCCCATGGTTCGCCAGCTCCTCGAGGGCATCAACTACGAGGAGCTGATCCGCGAGGCGAACGGCGGCGCGGGGCGGCTGCCCAGCCTGATCGGCTTCGACCCGAACATTGCGGGCAAGTACGATGGCGGCGCGCGCGTTCGCACGGACGTGCGGCTCGGTGAAAACGGTCGGCTCATAGCGGAGTCGGAGGAGCAGGAGGAGAAGCTGGCGGGGACCAGCTCGCGCTCCTACGACCTGGTCGCCTTGGGTGCCCACGGCATCGGGCGCCAGCCGCACAGTCAGTTGGGCGGCGTAGTCATGCGGGCAGTGCGCGGCATCCAGAAGGACATGCTGGTGGTGCGCGACGCCGCGCCCCTCGAGGGTGGCCGCTACCTGGTCTGCGTGGACGGCTCGGCTTACAGCTACAAGGCCATGCGCGCGGCCCTCGAGCTGGCGCGCGAGTTCCAGGCCAGGCTCTACGTCTGCAGCGCCTTTGACGTCGAGTACCACCACGCGGTCTTCGGCAGCATCCGCTACGTGCTGTCCGAGCAGGCCTCGAAGGTCTTCAAGTTCGAGGAGCAGGAGGAGCTGCACAACAACATCATTGACAAGGGTCTGCTCAAGCTGTGTCAGGCCAACATCAAGCGGGCGCAGGTCATGGCCGAGCAGTACCCCGAGGTCGAGGTCGAGACGCAGATCCTGATCGGCAAGCCCTTCCAGGTGGTGCTGCAGTGGGCGGAGGAGGTCCGGCCCACGCTGCTCGTGCTCGCGCGGCATGGAGCCCACCGCATCACGGGCACGGATCTGGGCTCGCAGGCGGACAACCTGCTGCGCCTCGCGCCGACCAGTGTGCTGCTGATCGGGGCCACGGACGTGCACCCGGAAGACATCCCCTGGATCGAGGAGGATGGGCAGGCGGGGCTCGAGTGGGCGCCGGAGGCGGAAGTGCGCATTCTGCGCGTCCCGCCTTTCGCCCTGGGCATCGCGCGGAAAGCGGTGGAGGAGTACGTGCTCGAGCATTATACTCCCTCTCCCTCTCCCACTCCCGCGCCCGCTTCCCTTTCCGGACCGGACCGACCGGGAGCCGGAGCCGCGGCCGAGCCGCTGGGAGCGGGAGGGGGAGCGGTGCTGGAGCCCGCGTCCCATTCTCTCCCCATGGTCACCAACGAGTGGCTCGATGAAGCCATCCGCAAGCTGCTGCCCACGCACATGCAGCTCATCATGGGCATCGGCACGGCCGAAGAACTGGCACTGGCGGAGGTGAAGGCGGAGGAGGCCATGAAGCGGACGGTGGTCCGGGGGAGCGACGCAGACCCCGAGCCCGAGGCGCCCATGGTGGAGGCCCGCTGCCCCCACACCGGCCACGTGACGTTGCGCGCCCGCACCGAGAAGGACCCCGTGGTCTGGACCGAGGAGGCGCACCAGCGGCTGAGCCTGGTGCCGCTCATCGCGCGCCCGCTGGCACGCAACACGGTCGAGCGCTTCGCCCGCGAGCATGGCTTCTGGCGCATCACCACGCGAGTCATGGACGAGAACAAGCAGGCCATGATCCTGGCCGACGAGTTCGACATGGATACCATGCTGGTGATGTTCAAGGAGCTGCAGGCCAAGCAGCTCAAGGCGGAGGCGGAGGGCGTGGACCCGCTTTCCCCCGAGATGCGCCGCTTCATGGAGGAGGCGAAGGCGGCGGGCGTCACGCGCTGCCCCATCCGCGACATCGAACAGCAGATGCAGAAGTGCCCGGTGGACTTCAAGACAACGACGCCGGAGCAGGCGCGACGGGCAGTGGAAGAGTTCATCGCCAGGGAGGCCGAGCCGCGATGA